In a genomic window of Hyphomicrobiales bacterium:
- a CDS encoding sodium:calcium antiporter, whose translation MHLVEALVRLPLGGNGLIFAAAAAGVWYAGSRLPAYADELSDRYRIGHAFMGLVLLATATSLPEIVTTVTGALAGAAHLVLNNMFGGIAMQTAILAVADAFAGRAPLTSYPRKPTSILESGVLVLLLALTLAVLTLGEVEIVPGIGAGALIVGIAYGAVVYLLRRYDEQTVWTPVEILEAVEERVRIPGGGPLTDASRRQLILAVAAAALMILVCGIVLVATAEAIATQSGLGESFIGATLLAAVTSLPEVSVTIAAVRMGAYTMAISNIFGSNLLMLALILPADIFFLGDPILVYADRSAQFALIAGIVTTAFYTCGLVLRSRFKLGIMGLDSVCVFATYLVTLTGLYALR comes from the coding sequence ATGCATCTTGTCGAGGCGCTGGTGCGGCTGCCCTTGGGGGGGAACGGGCTCATCTTTGCCGCCGCGGCCGCGGGCGTCTGGTACGCGGGCAGCCGGCTTCCCGCCTATGCCGACGAGCTTTCCGACCGTTACCGCATCGGCCATGCCTTTATGGGGCTGGTCCTGCTCGCGACCGCCACCTCATTGCCGGAGATCGTCACCACCGTGACCGGGGCGCTCGCCGGCGCCGCCCACCTGGTGCTCAACAACATGTTCGGCGGCATTGCCATGCAGACGGCAATTCTCGCTGTCGCCGACGCCTTCGCCGGCCGCGCGCCGCTGACCTCCTATCCGCGCAAGCCGACGTCGATCCTCGAAAGCGGCGTTCTCGTGCTTCTTCTGGCGCTGACATTGGCGGTGCTCACGCTGGGCGAGGTGGAGATCGTGCCCGGAATCGGCGCCGGAGCCCTCATCGTCGGCATCGCCTATGGCGCGGTCGTATACCTTCTGCGCCGCTACGACGAGCAAACGGTGTGGACGCCGGTCGAAATCCTCGAGGCGGTCGAGGAGAGGGTGCGCATTCCCGGCGGCGGCCCGCTGACCGACGCATCGCGGCGCCAGCTCATACTGGCCGTCGCCGCCGCGGCGCTGATGATCCTCGTGTGCGGCATCGTCCTGGTCGCCACCGCCGAGGCAATCGCAACGCAGAGCGGGCTCGGCGAAAGCTTTATCGGCGCAACGCTTCTCGCCGCCGTCACCTCGCTGCCGGAAGTGAGCGTGACCATCGCCGCGGTGCGCATGGGCGCCTATACAATGGCGATATCGAATATTTTCGGCAGCAACCTCCTGATGCTGGCCCTGATCCTGCCGGCCGATATCTTCTTCCTCGGCGACCCGATCCTCGTCTACGCCGACCGTTCGGCGCAGTTCGCACTGATCGCCGGCATCGTGACCACCGCTTTCTACACCTGCGGTCTGGTGCTGCGCTCGCGCTTCAAACTTGGCATCATGGGGCTAGATTCGGTATGTGTCTTCGCCACCTATCTGGTGACGCTCACAGGCCTTTACGCGCTGCGCTGA
- the idi gene encoding isopentenyl-diphosphate Delta-isomerase: MTEYVILVDEKDAEVGREEKMETHRRGLLHRAFSVMLFNEDKILLHRRALSKYHSPGLWSNACCGHPRPGETVEAGARRRLLEEMGIYCPALQWRAKTQYTVPLKGGMTENEIVHLFLGKYDGPIEPDPEEVMDWAWRDLGAFRAEAPDSPNYTYWLKLYVTRGLI, encoded by the coding sequence ATGACGGAATACGTCATATTGGTCGACGAGAAGGACGCCGAGGTCGGGCGCGAGGAAAAGATGGAAACCCACCGGCGCGGCCTCCTGCACCGGGCCTTCTCGGTGATGCTGTTCAACGAGGACAAGATCCTGCTGCACCGCCGGGCGCTCAGCAAGTACCATTCCCCCGGTCTGTGGTCGAACGCCTGTTGCGGTCATCCGCGCCCTGGCGAGACGGTTGAGGCGGGCGCCAGGCGGCGTCTCCTGGAGGAGATGGGAATCTATTGCCCGGCGCTGCAATGGCGGGCCAAGACCCAGTATACCGTTCCCCTCAAGGGCGGCATGACCGAGAACGAGATCGTGCATCTCTTTCTTGGCAAGTATGACGGGCCGATCGAGCCCGATCCGGAAGAAGTCATGGATTGGGCCTGGCGCGATCTGGGGGCGTTCCGGGCCGAGGCCCCCGATTCGCCGAACTATACCTACTGGCTGAAGCTCTACGTCACCCGCGGTCTCATTTAG
- a CDS encoding LysR substrate-binding domain-containing protein encodes MKPVNLPTDLLRSFVTVSDHGGYTKAGAILGRTQPAISLQMRRLEDLVGKKLFAQKGRHLALTADGSALAVYARQILRLNDEAIARFGAAECEGEISIGVPSDYVGEHLQDHVARFIREHPDVTIKIINRLSPDLLQWLASDELDVVVAVTAQQVSRHLVRAWVEQPIWIMSKGAKLHRTATVPLAVLPKTSEFHKGMIMALDAASKPWRIAHCSCSLPTLLGAVHAGIGVASAPRHLRHGPFQVLSERDGFPPLERLHVGLFYKHDRLSDAAFKLVDRLHKSIDEIVGTAAVPNP; translated from the coding sequence ATGAAACCGGTCAATCTTCCCACGGACCTTCTGCGCTCCTTTGTGACCGTCAGCGACCATGGCGGCTACACCAAGGCGGGCGCCATCCTCGGCCGCACCCAGCCGGCGATCAGCCTGCAAATGCGCCGCCTGGAAGACCTGGTCGGAAAAAAGCTGTTCGCGCAGAAGGGACGCCACCTGGCGCTGACGGCCGACGGCTCGGCGCTGGCCGTCTATGCCCGCCAGATCCTGCGCCTCAACGACGAAGCCATTGCCAGGTTCGGCGCCGCCGAATGCGAAGGCGAGATCTCGATCGGCGTCCCGTCCGACTATGTTGGCGAGCATCTTCAGGACCATGTGGCGCGGTTCATCCGCGAGCACCCGGACGTCACGATCAAGATCATAAACCGATTGAGCCCCGATCTTCTGCAATGGCTGGCCAGCGACGAATTGGATGTCGTCGTCGCGGTCACCGCGCAGCAGGTCAGCCGCCATCTGGTGCGCGCCTGGGTCGAGCAACCGATATGGATCATGAGCAAGGGGGCCAAGCTGCATCGCACCGCGACGGTGCCGCTTGCCGTGCTTCCGAAGACGTCGGAGTTCCACAAGGGGATGATCATGGCGCTGGACGCCGCCTCGAAGCCCTGGCGCATCGCCCATTGCAGTTGCAGCCTGCCGACCTTGCTCGGCGCCGTCCACGCCGGCATCGGCGTCGCCTCGGCCCCCCGGCACTTGCGGCACGGGCCATTCCAGGTGCTGAGCGAGCGCGACGGTTTCCCGCCGCTGGAGCGGCTCCATGTCGGGCTCTTCTACAAGCACGACCGGCTGTCCGACGCCGCCTTCAAGCTCGTTGACCGGCTGCACAAGAGCATCGACGAAATCGTCGGAACGGCCGCGGTGCCGAATCCCTAA
- the metC gene encoding cystathionine beta-lyase yields the protein MADTPRGDRKKGAATRLVHGGRHPAEHHGFVNTPVYRGSTVLYPNAAALAAGEVRYPYGRRNTPTMEALHEAIAELDGAAGCLTAPSGLAAISNTLLCLVGAGDHILMTDCVYFPTRRFCDHVLASLGVETEYYDPLIGGRIADLMRPNTRLIYMESPGSRTFEVQDLPAIAAAAHAGGALVVIDNTWATPLYFRPLDKGADISVYAGTKYFGGHSDIMLGAVTANESVWPELHTAWYNFGNCAGTEEMFLGLRGLRTMGVRLARHMQSALEIARWLADRPEVDIVLHPGLEGAPGHELWRRDFTGASGLFSVILKPAPRAAVDAMLDELQLFGLGYSWGGYESLAIPFDPAARRTPPAWENAGPGLRFHIGLEDVDDLKADLAAGLAKLGLAGRR from the coding sequence ATGGCTGATACCCCACGCGGCGACAGGAAAAAGGGAGCGGCGACCAGGCTCGTCCATGGCGGCCGTCACCCGGCCGAGCACCATGGGTTCGTCAATACGCCGGTTTATCGCGGCTCCACCGTCCTCTACCCGAACGCTGCGGCGCTGGCCGCCGGCGAAGTGCGCTATCCCTATGGGCGGCGCAACACGCCGACCATGGAAGCGCTCCACGAGGCGATCGCCGAGCTCGACGGCGCGGCCGGTTGCCTGACCGCCCCCTCCGGCCTTGCCGCCATCTCCAACACGCTGCTCTGCCTGGTCGGCGCCGGCGACCACATTCTGATGACGGACTGCGTCTATTTTCCCACCCGCCGTTTCTGCGACCACGTCCTGGCCAGCCTCGGCGTGGAGACGGAATATTACGACCCCCTCATCGGCGGCAGGATCGCCGACCTGATGCGGCCCAACACGCGACTTATCTATATGGAAAGCCCGGGCTCGCGGACCTTCGAGGTGCAGGACCTTCCGGCCATCGCCGCTGCCGCCCACGCCGGCGGCGCCTTGGTCGTTATCGACAATACCTGGGCGACGCCGCTCTACTTCAGGCCGCTTGACAAGGGCGCCGACATCTCGGTCTACGCCGGCACCAAATATTTCGGCGGCCACTCCGACATCATGCTCGGCGCGGTCACCGCCAACGAATCTGTTTGGCCGGAGCTGCACACGGCCTGGTATAATTTCGGCAATTGCGCCGGCACCGAGGAGATGTTCCTGGGGCTGCGCGGCCTGCGCACCATGGGCGTGCGCCTTGCCCGCCACATGCAATCGGCTCTCGAGATCGCCCGCTGGCTCGCCGACCGGCCGGAGGTCGACATCGTCCTGCACCCGGGGCTCGAAGGCGCCCCGGGGCACGAATTGTGGCGGCGCGATTTCACCGGCGCTTCGGGCCTGTTCTCGGTGATCCTCAAGCCGGCGCCCCGCGCGGCGGTCGACGCGATGCTCGATGAATTGCAGCTCTTCGGCCTCGGCTATTCGTGGGGCGGGTATGAGAGCCTGGCGATTCCCTTCGATCCGGCCGCGCGCCGCACGCCGCCTGCGTGGGAAAACGCGGGGCCCGGCTTGCGTTTTCATATCGGTCTTGAGGATGTCGACGATCTGAAGGCCGATCTTGCCGCCGGATTGGCCAAGCTCGGGCTCGCCGGCCGGCGCTGA
- a CDS encoding amino acid ABC transporter substrate-binding protein codes for MKTVVGPLLLGAGLTLAVSAASAATLDDVKSKGFVQCGVSQGLPGFSNTNDKGDWTGIDVELCRGIAAAIFADPGKVKFTPLSAKERFTALQSGEIDILSRNTTWTMGRDTSLGLNFAGTNYYDGQGFMVRKSLGVTSALQLDGASVCTQTGTTTELNLADYFRTNKMKYEVVAFEKADETVQAYDSGRCDVFTSDSSQLYAQRLKLTNPDEHVVLPEIISKEPLGPVVRQGDDQWFNIVKWTHFAMVNAEELGVNSGNADQMKESDNPEIKRMLGTEGAFGEAIGLGNDWAYNIIKLVGNYGEVFDRNVGPNTPLGIARGLNALWTQRGLQYAPPIR; via the coding sequence ATGAAAACGGTTGTGGGTCCATTGCTGCTCGGGGCAGGATTGACCCTGGCGGTGTCCGCCGCGTCGGCGGCAACCCTCGATGACGTCAAGTCGAAGGGGTTCGTTCAGTGCGGCGTCAGCCAGGGTCTTCCCGGCTTTTCCAATACCAATGACAAGGGCGATTGGACCGGCATCGACGTTGAGCTTTGCCGCGGGATTGCCGCGGCGATCTTCGCCGATCCGGGCAAGGTCAAATTCACCCCCTTGTCGGCCAAGGAGCGCTTCACGGCGCTGCAATCCGGCGAGATCGACATCCTGTCGCGCAACACCACCTGGACCATGGGGCGCGACACCTCACTCGGTCTGAACTTCGCCGGCACCAACTATTATGACGGTCAGGGCTTCATGGTTCGCAAGTCGCTCGGCGTAACCAGCGCGCTGCAACTGGACGGCGCGTCGGTATGCACCCAGACCGGCACGACAACGGAGCTGAACCTCGCCGACTATTTCCGCACCAACAAGATGAAATACGAGGTCGTCGCCTTCGAGAAGGCGGACGAGACCGTGCAGGCCTACGATTCGGGACGCTGCGACGTCTTCACGAGCGATTCCTCGCAGCTCTACGCGCAGCGGCTGAAGCTCACCAATCCGGACGAACACGTCGTGCTGCCCGAGATCATCTCCAAGGAGCCGCTCGGACCGGTGGTCCGGCAAGGCGACGACCAGTGGTTCAATATCGTCAAATGGACCCATTTCGCCATGGTCAACGCCGAGGAGCTCGGGGTGAACAGCGGCAATGCCGACCAGATGAAGGAGTCGGACAATCCGGAGATCAAGCGGATGCTCGGCACGGAAGGCGCCTTTGGCGAGGCGATCGGGCTCGGCAATGACTGGGCCTACAATATCATCAAGCTGGTCGGCAATTACGGCGAAGTGTTCGACCGCAATGTCGGTCCGAACACGCCGCTCGGCATCGCCCGCGGCTTGAACGCGCTGTGGACCCAACGCGGCCTGCAATACGCGCCGCCGATCCGCTAG
- a CDS encoding amino acid ABC transporter permease yields MAVQDVVGPDRDEHARVPLLYDPKIRALAAQVLLILAVVWFGYEIVSNTVTNLAKQNIATGVGFLSNTAGFGVVATLGTWAVGYVEESSYGAAFLVGLINTLAVAVVGIVFATILGFILGVARLSPNWIISRLATLYVEVLRNIPLLLQIFFWYFAVLRSLPSPRQSLDLGAGTFINSRGMFMPMPVPEAGFGATPWAFLVACIGAYFIARWARKRQYETGQQFPIFWTSVGLIIGVPLIVFLIGGAPLTFEVPVLRGFNFQGGMVLIPEYVALLLALTLYTATFIAEIVRAGILAVSHGQTEAAHALGLRGMPTLRLVIIPQAMRVIIPPLTNQYLNLTKNSSLAVAIAYPDLVSVFAGTTLNQTGQAVEVLLITMAVYLTLSILTSLFMNWYNARMALVER; encoded by the coding sequence ATGGCGGTTCAAGATGTTGTCGGACCGGACAGGGACGAGCACGCGCGCGTGCCGCTCCTTTACGATCCGAAGATACGCGCGCTCGCGGCGCAGGTCCTGCTTATCCTCGCCGTGGTGTGGTTCGGCTACGAAATCGTCTCCAACACCGTCACCAACCTGGCGAAGCAGAACATCGCGACCGGGGTCGGCTTTCTCAGCAACACCGCCGGCTTCGGCGTGGTCGCGACACTGGGGACCTGGGCGGTCGGCTATGTCGAGGAGTCGAGCTACGGCGCGGCGTTCCTGGTCGGGCTGATCAATACGCTTGCCGTCGCCGTCGTCGGCATCGTCTTCGCCACCATTTTAGGCTTCATCCTCGGCGTCGCGCGGCTGTCGCCGAACTGGATCATCTCCAGGCTCGCCACTCTCTATGTCGAGGTGCTGCGCAACATCCCGCTGCTGCTGCAGATTTTCTTCTGGTATTTCGCCGTATTGCGCAGCCTTCCCTCGCCGCGCCAGAGCCTCGACCTTGGCGCCGGCACGTTCATCAATTCGCGCGGGATGTTCATGCCGATGCCAGTGCCGGAGGCAGGATTCGGGGCGACGCCGTGGGCCTTTCTCGTCGCCTGCATCGGCGCCTATTTCATCGCCCGCTGGGCGCGCAAGCGGCAATACGAGACCGGCCAGCAGTTTCCGATTTTCTGGACCTCGGTGGGACTGATCATCGGCGTGCCGCTCATCGTATTCCTGATCGGCGGGGCGCCGCTCACCTTCGAGGTTCCGGTCCTCAGAGGCTTCAATTTCCAGGGCGGGATGGTGCTTATTCCCGAATATGTGGCGCTGCTCCTGGCGCTGACGCTCTACACCGCGACCTTCATCGCCGAGATCGTGCGCGCCGGCATCCTCGCCGTGAGCCACGGCCAGACGGAAGCCGCCCACGCGCTCGGGCTGAGGGGCATGCCGACCCTGCGCCTGGTGATCATTCCCCAGGCCATGCGGGTCATCATTCCGCCGCTGACGAACCAGTATCTGAACCTGACCAAGAATTCCTCGCTCGCCGTCGCCATCGCCTATCCGGATCTCGTCTCGGTGTTCGCCGGCACGACCCTCAATCAGACCGGCCAAGCGGTCGAGGTTCTGCTGATCACCATGGCCGTCTACCTCACATTGTCGATCCTGACCTCACTGTTCATGAACTGGTACAACGCCCGCATGGCGCTGGTGGAGCGGTAG
- a CDS encoding amino acid ABC transporter permease, with translation MANSDLVFVRREMVAELEPPHLSTGVLGWMRRNLFSNWWNSLLTLIGVYLAYVIFVPIFEFTIVNAVWQGSGREDCLQREGQETVGACWAYVGAKLGQFVYGRYPDAERWRVNLVFFMLVASLVPMAIPAIPGKNWNAIFLLVIFPVATFVLLIGGWFGLEHVETPLWGGLLVTLVVAMTGIVASLPLGVPLALGRRSKMPVVQLFSIIFIEFWRGVPLITVLFMASVVLPLFLPEGVNFDKLLRALIGVALFNAAYMAEVVRGGLQAIPRGQFEGAQALGLGYWQMMRLIVLPQALKLVIPGIVNSFIALFKDTTLVLIIGLFDLLGIIQLSFTDPTWATPTQSHTAYVFAALIYWVFCFSMSRYSMFMEQRLSAGRRR, from the coding sequence ATGGCCAACTCCGACCTCGTCTTCGTGCGCCGCGAAATGGTCGCCGAGCTGGAGCCGCCGCATTTGTCCACCGGCGTGCTGGGGTGGATGCGCCGGAACCTGTTCTCCAACTGGTGGAACTCTCTGCTCACCCTGATCGGCGTCTATCTCGCCTATGTGATTTTCGTGCCGATCTTCGAGTTCACGATCGTCAATGCCGTGTGGCAGGGCAGCGGACGCGAGGATTGCCTGCAACGCGAAGGGCAGGAGACGGTTGGCGCCTGCTGGGCCTATGTCGGCGCCAAGCTCGGCCAGTTCGTCTATGGCCGTTATCCCGATGCCGAGCGCTGGCGCGTCAATCTGGTATTTTTTATGCTCGTCGCCAGCTTGGTCCCGATGGCGATTCCCGCCATTCCGGGCAAGAATTGGAATGCGATTTTTCTGCTGGTGATCTTTCCCGTCGCGACCTTCGTGCTGCTGATCGGCGGCTGGTTCGGCCTCGAGCATGTGGAGACGCCGCTTTGGGGCGGTCTCCTGGTGACGCTCGTGGTGGCGATGACCGGCATTGTCGCCTCGCTGCCGCTCGGCGTGCCGCTGGCGCTCGGGCGCCGCTCGAAGATGCCCGTGGTGCAGCTGTTCTCGATTATTTTCATCGAGTTCTGGCGCGGCGTGCCGCTGATCACGGTGCTGTTCATGGCCAGCGTCGTGTTGCCGTTGTTCCTGCCCGAGGGCGTGAATTTCGACAAGCTGTTGCGGGCGCTGATCGGGGTGGCCTTGTTCAACGCCGCCTACATGGCCGAGGTGGTGCGCGGCGGCTTGCAGGCGATCCCGCGCGGCCAATTCGAGGGCGCCCAGGCGCTCGGCCTCGGCTACTGGCAGATGATGCGGCTGATCGTCCTGCCGCAGGCGCTGAAACTTGTGATTCCCGGCATCGTCAACTCTTTCATCGCCCTGTTCAAGGATACGACCCTGGTGCTGATCATCGGTCTTTTCGACCTGCTCGGCATCATCCAACTGAGCTTCACCGATCCGACCTGGGCTACGCCGACCCAGAGCCACACGGCCTATGTCTTCGCCGCCCTGATCTATTGGGTGTTCTGCTTCAGCATGTCGCGCTACTCGATGTTCATGGAGCAGCGCCTGAGTGCCGGCCGGCGGCGATAA
- a CDS encoding amino acid ABC transporter ATP-binding protein, whose product MESSSRPETPAAGNGHDPETAAMGVSDEVAIEITGMHKWFGDFHVLKDINLRVLKGERIVVCGPSGSGKSTMIRCINRLEEHQKGRIVVFGTELTNDLKKIDEIRREVGMVFQHFNLFPHLTALENCTLAPIWVRKMPKAEAEAAAMQYLERVKIPEQAKKYPGQLSGGQQQRVAIARSLCMNPKIMLFDEPTSALDPEMIKEVLDVMVDLARSGMTMLVVTHEMGFAREVANQVIFMDDGQIIEQNEPEVFFHHPQHDRTKLFLSQILH is encoded by the coding sequence ATCGAATCCAGCTCCAGGCCGGAGACGCCGGCAGCCGGAAACGGACATGATCCGGAAACTGCCGCGATGGGGGTTTCCGACGAGGTGGCCATCGAAATCACCGGCATGCACAAATGGTTCGGCGACTTCCATGTGCTCAAGGATATCAATCTGAGGGTCCTCAAGGGCGAGCGCATCGTCGTTTGCGGACCTTCCGGGTCGGGCAAGTCGACCATGATCCGCTGCATCAACCGGCTGGAGGAGCACCAGAAGGGCAGGATCGTCGTCTTCGGCACCGAGCTCACCAACGATCTGAAAAAGATCGACGAGATCCGGCGCGAGGTCGGCATGGTGTTCCAGCACTTCAACCTGTTTCCGCACCTCACCGCGCTGGAAAACTGCACCCTGGCGCCGATCTGGGTGCGCAAGATGCCGAAGGCGGAGGCCGAGGCGGCGGCGATGCAATATCTGGAGCGGGTCAAGATCCCGGAGCAGGCGAAAAAATATCCCGGCCAGCTCTCCGGCGGCCAGCAGCAGCGCGTGGCCATCGCCCGCTCACTATGCATGAACCCGAAGATCATGCTGTTCGACGAGCCGACCTCGGCGCTCGATCCAGAGATGATCAAGGAGGTGCTCGACGTGATGGTCGATCTGGCGCGCTCCGGCATGACCATGCTGGTGGTGACCCACGAGATGGGCTTCGCTCGTGAAGTGGCCAACCAGGTGATCTTCATGGATGACGGGCAGATCATCGAGCAGAACGAGCCGGAGGTCTTTTTCCACCACCCGCAGCACGACCGCACCAAGCTGTTCTTGAGCCAGATTTTGCACTGA
- a CDS encoding DUF2905 domain-containing protein, which produces MGRFLIIAGAILLVLGLLWPWIGKLGLGRLPGDIVIERENFTLYLPIMTSVILSLLLTALLWFLGR; this is translated from the coding sequence ATGGGACGGTTTCTCATCATTGCCGGGGCGATCTTGCTGGTGCTCGGGCTGCTGTGGCCATGGATCGGCAAGCTCGGACTCGGCCGTCTGCCCGGCGACATCGTCATCGAGCGGGAGAATTTCACGCTCTACCTGCCGATCATGACCTCGGTCATTCTCAGCCTGCTGTTGACCGCCCTGCTCTGGTTTCTCGGCAGGTAA
- the sseA gene encoding 3-mercaptopyruvate sulfurtransferase, with amino-acid sequence MIGNPGLLVSTEWLETHLAAPDLVVLDASWYLPTAKRDPYREYLNGHIPGALFFDIDDICDETSDLPHMLPSPAKLSSRVRKMGIGDGKRVIVYDGAGMFSAARVWWTFRVMGHDDAAVLDGGLPKWRAENRPLDEGPVEGQERHFTARRNAGMVRDLNDIIAIVEGRDGAATQIVDARSSDRFCGKAPEPRPRLRSGRMPGSFNIPYGALLNPDATFKSAAEIRRAFEAAGVDLTRPIVTSCGSGVTAAILSLALELIGHHNTSLYDGSWSEWGARDDLPVETG; translated from the coding sequence ATGATTGGCAACCCAGGTTTGCTGGTCTCCACGGAATGGCTTGAAACCCATCTCGCGGCGCCGGACCTGGTCGTGCTCGACGCCTCCTGGTATCTGCCGACCGCGAAGCGCGACCCCTATCGGGAATACCTCAACGGACACATCCCGGGCGCGCTGTTCTTCGACATCGACGACATTTGCGACGAGACCAGCGACCTGCCGCACATGCTTCCTTCGCCGGCGAAACTGTCCTCGCGGGTGCGCAAGATGGGCATCGGCGACGGCAAGCGCGTCATCGTCTATGACGGCGCCGGCATGTTCTCCGCCGCCCGCGTCTGGTGGACGTTTCGCGTCATGGGCCATGACGATGCAGCGGTGCTCGACGGCGGCCTGCCCAAATGGCGGGCCGAGAACCGGCCGCTCGATGAAGGCCCCGTCGAGGGCCAGGAGCGGCATTTCACCGCCCGCCGCAACGCCGGCATGGTGCGCGATCTGAACGACATCATCGCCATTGTCGAGGGCCGCGACGGCGCCGCCACGCAGATCGTCGATGCCCGCTCGTCGGACCGCTTTTGCGGCAAGGCGCCCGAGCCGCGCCCGCGGCTGCGCTCGGGACGCATGCCGGGCTCATTCAACATTCCTTACGGCGCGCTGCTCAATCCCGACGCCACCTTCAAGTCGGCGGCGGAAATCCGGAGGGCCTTCGAGGCCGCCGGCGTCGACCTGACAAGGCCGATCGTGACCAGCTGCGGCTCCGGCGTCACCGCCGCGATCCTGTCTCTGGCGCTCGAGTTGATCGGTCACCACAACACATCCCTCTACGACGGCTCGTGGAGCGAATGGGGCGCCCGCGACGATCTGCCGGTGGAGACGGGTTAG
- a CDS encoding GFA family protein: protein MELAGSCRCGSVRFTVAAYAPVPYMRCYCSICRKTAGGGGYAINLGAKADTLKILSGEGSIQVYRAVIDGEPSPLERRFCKLCGSALWAWDPRWPDLVHPFASAIDTPLPRPPSNTHIMLDFAAPWVKIAAGPGDEQFPRYPDKSLADWHRAHGWPNEE from the coding sequence ATGGAACTTGCGGGCTCGTGCCGTTGCGGCTCGGTACGGTTTACCGTCGCCGCCTATGCCCCGGTGCCCTATATGCGCTGCTATTGCTCGATTTGCCGCAAGACGGCCGGAGGCGGCGGTTACGCGATCAATCTCGGCGCCAAGGCCGACACGCTCAAGATCCTGTCCGGCGAGGGGTCGATCCAGGTCTACCGCGCCGTGATCGACGGCGAGCCGAGCCCGTTGGAGCGCCGCTTCTGCAAGCTCTGCGGCTCGGCCTTGTGGGCGTGGGACCCGCGCTGGCCGGACCTGGTTCACCCGTTCGCTTCGGCCATCGACACGCCCTTGCCGCGGCCGCCCTCGAACACCCATATCATGCTGGACTTCGCCGCGCCCTGGGTGAAAATTGCGGCGGGGCCGGGGGACGAGCAGTTTCCGCGTTACCCCGACAAATCGCTGGCCGACTGGCACCGCGCCCACGGTTGGCCCAACGAAGAATAG
- a CDS encoding alanyl-tRNA editing protein: MSEALFRDDAYLKDCAATVSAVNERGGVVLDRTVFYAAGGGQPGDSGEIELEDGQRIAIATTVYGEDRADIVHVPAEPGPLPAAGEKVVCRLDWPRRYGHMRIHTALHLLSAVLPYPVTGGQIGADTGRLDFDIPDAGMADKEEIAERLNALIAADHPVGFEWITDAELAAKPELVKTMAVKPPMGSGRIRLVRIGAGVDLQPCGGTHVRSTAEIGPIAVTKIEKKGAKNRRVRIAFA, encoded by the coding sequence ATGAGCGAAGCGCTGTTTCGCGACGACGCGTATCTGAAGGACTGCGCGGCGACGGTCAGCGCCGTCAACGAGCGCGGCGGCGTCGTTCTCGACCGCACGGTGTTCTATGCCGCCGGCGGCGGCCAGCCCGGCGATTCTGGCGAGATCGAGCTCGAGGACGGGCAGAGGATTGCGATCGCCACGACCGTCTATGGCGAGGACCGCGCCGACATCGTCCATGTGCCGGCGGAACCCGGCCCGCTGCCGGCCGCGGGCGAAAAGGTCGTCTGCCGCCTCGACTGGCCGCGCCGCTACGGCCACATGCGCATCCACACCGCGCTGCATCTTCTCTCCGCGGTGCTCCCCTACCCCGTCACCGGCGGCCAGATCGGCGCCGATACGGGCCGCCTCGACTTCGATATTCCCGACGCCGGCATGGCGGATAAGGAGGAGATCGCCGAGCGGCTCAACGCCCTGATCGCCGCCGATCATCCGGTCGGCTTCGAATGGATCACCGATGCGGAGCTCGCCGCTAAGCCCGAGCTCGTCAAGACCATGGCGGTCAAGCCGCCCATGGGCTCCGGCCGCATCCGTCTGGTGCGCATCGGCGCCGGCGTCGACCTGCAGCCCTGCGGGGGCACGCATGTGCGCTCCACCGCCGAGATCGGCCCCATCGCGGTCACCAAGATCGAGAAGAAGGGCGCCAAGAACCGGCGCGTGCGCATCGCATTCGCCTGA